A single genomic interval of Meleagris gallopavo isolate NT-WF06-2002-E0010 breed Aviagen turkey brand Nicholas breeding stock chromosome 6, Turkey_5.1, whole genome shotgun sequence harbors:
- the GJD4 gene encoding LOW QUALITY PROTEIN: gap junction delta-4 protein (The sequence of the model RefSeq protein was modified relative to this genomic sequence to represent the inferred CDS: inserted 1 base in 1 codon): MAYCMSDSYTVKSRRKLWNMLANTFTQVSVPAKTKPRRCFSKRELTSEVSFQMRCIQRASPTFSPSSALLFFFCSLLGKIWLMLVVLLRMAVVVLAGYPLYQDEQERFVCNTLQPGCSNVCYDLFSPISHFRFWFIQTVSILLPYTAFSVYVLHQVATYIVRKHCLVYGCRGNKGLSNSKDLKELCRSDLVNRLDCDVDSLGVLNFSGAYAVQXFFRTLIEAAFAAAQYFLFGFFVPERFSCYHSPCTSTVDCYISRPTEKSIMMVFIWSVTSLSFLLSLADLVCALRQMTARSQRNKQLANPHRENEGLLNIPPAQSGSSSSPQNQDCQALNGSQTSDGSCSLLSEEEEEAALHPEEVSQQAASTNLNSHSHKPCVSGDLAVKQDSIEEHLCAGDQQGTACQQVRPGLQQSFVKDTALTLRPQIKSHLGSSSSVVQSKLLGYCPSAELKNPDVQSNYSSTSCLRSKKSEWV; this comes from the exons ATGGCTTACTGTATGTCAGACTCCTACACTGTCAAGTCTAGACGAAAGTTATGGAATATGCTGGCTAACACATTCACACAAGTTTCAGTCCCAGCCAAAACAAAGCCAAGGAGGTGCTTTTCAAAGAGGGAACTAACTTCAGAGGTATCCTTTCAAATGCGTTGTATACAGAGAGCATCACCTACCTTCTCTCCTTCTAGTGCtctactctttttcttttgttctcttctaGGAAAGATCTGGCTAATGCTGGTAGTTCTGCTGCGAATGGCAGTGGTGGTGTTAGCAGGCTATCCACTCTATCAAGATGAACAGGAGCGCTTCGTCTGCAACACCCTGCAGCCTGGATGCTCCAATGTTTGCTATGACTTGTTCTCTCCCATATCTCACTTCAGGTTCTGGTTCATACAGACTGTGTCTATCTTGCTACCTTACACTGCATTCAGCGTTTATGTTTTGCACCAGGTAGCAACGTACATTGTAAGAAAGCACTGTTTGGTGTATGGATGCAGAGGGAATAAGGGTTTATCAAACTCCAAAGACCTGAAGGAACTCTGTAGGAGTGATCTTGTCAATAGATTGGATTGTGATGTGGACAGCCTAGGTGTCCTCAATTTTTCTGGGGCATACGCTGTTC CTTTTTTTAGGACACTGATTGAGGCTGCTTTTGCAGCTGCACAGTATTTCCTCTTTGGATTTTTTGTTCCCGAGCGCTTTTCCTGCTACCATTCACCATGTACAAGCACAGTTGATTGCTACATCTCCCGGCCCACTGAGAAATCCATCATGATGGTTTTCATTTGGAGTGTCACCAGTCTGTCCTTTCTGCTCAGCCTTGCTGACCTTGTCTGTGCTCTTCGGCAAATGACAGCAAGAAGCCAGAGGAACAAGCAGCTGGCCAACCCCCACAGAGAGAATGAGGGCCTTTTAAATATTCCCCCAGCACAGTCTGGTAGCTCTTCCTCTCCCCAAAATCAAGACTGCCAAGCACTGAATGGCAGCCAGACCAGCGATGGCTCCTGCTCACTTCTCtctgaagaggaagaggaggctgcTCTTCATCCTGAAGAGGTCTCTCAGCAAGCTGCCAGCACTAACCTTAACAGCCACAGCCATAAGCCCTGTGTGTCAGGAGATCTTGCTGTTAAGCAAGATAGCATTGAAGAACACCTGTGTGCTGGTGACCAGCAAGGAACTGCATGCCAACAAGTGAGACCTGGGCTCCAGCAAAGCTTCGTTAAAGATACTGCCCTGACTTTGAGACCTCAGATCAAGTCTCACCTTGGAAGTTCTTCCTCTGTAGTTCAGAGCAAGCTTTTAGGATACTGCCCTTCAGCTGAGCTAAAAAATCCTGATGTGCAATCAAATTATAGCAGTACTAGTTGCTTGAGATCAAAAAAGTCTGAATGGGTATAA
- the FZD8 gene encoding frizzled-8 — protein YESTGPALCTVVFLLVYFFGMASSIWWVILSLTWFLAAGMKWGNEAIAGYAQYFHLAAWLLPSVKSIAVLALSSVDGDPVAGICYVGNQSLENLRGFVLAPLLIYLAIGSMFLLAGFVSLFRIRSVIKQQGGPTKTHKLEKLMIRLGLFTVLYTVPAASVVACLFYEQHNRPRWEATHNCPCLRDQQPDQARRPDYAVFMLKYFMCLVVGITSGVWVWSGKTLESWRALCTRCCWASKGAAVAGVAGAGAGGQAAIAAAGGLGAGGGGSLYSDVSTGLTWRSGTASSVSYPKQMPLSQV, from the coding sequence TACGAGAGCACGGGGCCGGCGCTGTGCACCGTGGTCTTCCTGCTCGTCTACTTCTTCGGCATGGCCAGCTCCATCTGGTGGGTCATTCTCTCCCTCACCTGGTTCCTGGCCGCCGGCATGAAGTGGGGTAACGAGGCCATCGCCGGCTACGCGCAGTACTTCCACCTGGCCGCCTGGCTGCTCCCCAGCGTCAAGTCCATCGCCGTGCTGGCGCTCAGCTCTGTGGACGGCGACCCGGTGGCCGGCATCTGCTACGTGGGCAACCAGAGCCTTGAGAACCTGCGGGGCTTCGTGCTGGCGCCGCTGCTCATCTACCTGGCCATCGGCTCCATGTTTCTGCTCGCCGGCTTCGTCTCGCTCTTCCGCATCCGCAGCGTCATCAAGCAGCAGGGCGGCCCCACCAAGACCCACAAGCTGGAGAAGCTGATGATACGCCTGGGCCTCTTCACCGTGCTTTACACCGTGCCGGCCGCCAGCGTGGTCGCCTGCCTCTTTTACGAGCAGCACAACCGACCCCGCTGGGAGGCCACGCACAACTGCCCCTGTCTGCGCGACCAGCAGCCCGACCAGGCCCGCCGACCTGACTACGCCGTCTTCATGCTCAAGTACTTCATGTGCCTGGTGGTGGGCATCACCTCCGGCGTCTGGGTCTGGTCCGGCAAGACCCTCGAGTCCTGGAGGGCCCTGTGCACCCGCTGCTGCTGGGCCAGCAAAGGTGCTGCCGTGGCCGGGGTTGCCGGAGCTGGAGCGGGCGGGCAGGCTGCCAtcgctgctgctggaggactTGGGGCCGGTGGAGGCGGCTCCCTGTACAGCGATGTCAGCACCGGCCTGACGTGGAGGTCTGGCACTGCCAGCTCTGTCTCCTACCCCAAGCAGATGCCTCTGTCTCAAGTGTGA